In Buchananella sp. 14KM1171, the genomic stretch GCTCTCCGCCGCGCACCGCGTCGGGCTGGTGCACCGGGACATGAAGCCGGAGAACGTGCTCCTGCCCCGCGAGGGCGGGGTGAAGGTGGCCGACTTCGGGCTGGCCCGCGCGGTCACCGAGGCCACCGGCGCCACCACCGGCTCCATCTTCGGGACCGTGGCCTACCTGGCCCCGGAACTCATCACGAACAGCTTTGCCGACGCCCGCACCGACATCTACGCGGTAGGCGTGATGCTCTACGAGCTACTAGTGGGACGCCAGCCGCTGCACGGCGAGACCCCGATGGCGGTGGCGTACAAGCACGTCAACGAGGGGATCCCGGCTCCCTCTGCCGCCGTCGAGTGGATCCCCGCCGAGGTGGACGCGCTGGTGGCCGAGTTCACCGCCCGCTCCCTGGACGACCGGCCCGCCGACGCCGCCACGGCCCTGGAAAAGGTGCGTGCGGTCCGTGCGAGTCTTCCCGCCGACGTCCTGGCGCGCCGGGCCACCGTGGTGCCGCCCGTCGGCGGCGCGAGCGGCGAGCCCAGCGACGACGGCCGCTCCGGCGCCATCACCGTCCACGTGGAGTCCCCCAGCCCGGCCGTACTGGCCGCCAACACCGGCAAGGTGCAAAAGAAGAAGAACCGGGGCTGGCTGGTCTCCCTGCTGCTGGTGGTCCTCCTGGCCGCCGGCACCGCGATCGGCTGGAACTGGTACATGAAGGTGGGGCCAGGCTCCTACTCCGTGGTGCCCCGGGTGGTGAACCTCCCGGTCACTGACGCGCGCAGCGCCCTCGAGTTCGAGGGCTTCGCCGTGAACGTCAAGGAAATGCACAGCGACGACGTTGCCCGCGATCACGTGATCTCCTCCGCACCGTCGGCGGGCGAACGGATCAAACGCGGCACCGCGATCGAGCTAGTGGTCTCCCTGGGGATCGAACAGGTAGTGGTACCCCAGCTGGCCGGGTTGACCAAGGACGGCGCGATAGCCGCCCTGGGGCAAGCTCGCCTCGAAGTGGGCCAGGTGACCGAAGAGTTCTCAGAGGACGTGGACGCCGGCAGCGTCATCTCCACCTCCCCCGCCCAAGGCGAAAAGGTGGACCACAGCTCCCTGGTAGACCTAGTGGTCTCCAAGGGGCCCGAACCGATCCCGGTTCCCGCCGTGGCTGGCACCACCCGGGAGGCGGCCACGCAGGCGCTAGAGAACGCCCGGTTCACCGTGGAGGTGACGGAGGAGTTCTCCAGCGAGGTCGAGGCCGGAAACGTGATCTCCCAGTCCGTGGAGGCCGGCACCCGCGTGGTGCCCGGCACCACCGTCACCCTAGTGGTCTCGAAGGGGCCGCAGATGGTGGCCATCCCGGCGTTGATCGGCAAGCAGTACCACGAGGCCGCCGCGATCCTCACCGGCCTCGGGCTGGTCCCGGTCCGCGAGAACGTGCTGGATGGCTACTTCGGCACCGTGCGCTCCTCAAACCCGGGGGCCGGCACAGAGGTGCCGATCGGCAGCACCGTGACGCTCTCCGTGGTCTAAGCGCTCGCCGTCTGCGGTCTAAGCGATCGCTGTCCGTGGGCTTTCTCGCTGTCCGTGGGCCTTGTCGGGCAGCCCGGCCGGTGGCTTCTCGAAGCTGGCCTGGCAGGTGGCTTTCGGTAGGTCGAGTGGCTGCTTCTCCGGCTCTGACCTGACTTTTGACACTTGGTATGGAGCTGGGTGGTTTGGGTCGGGTTTTCGTTGATTTTCTGCGGGTGTGGGGGTTGGTTTGGGTCACTAAGGGGGTGGCTATGATGAGGGTTTGTGAGCCCGTTCATCCGTCAAGTGCGTACTGCCTCGGGGGCCACGGCTGTGCAGATCGTGATCAAGGAAGGCCGGCGTAACAGGATTGTTGAGCACATTGGTTCGGCTCGTACGCCTGGCGAGCTTGCTGCCTTGGTCCAGATCGCACGGGAAAAGCTCCATCCTGGCCAGCTCGAGCTAGACCTGGACCTTTCATCGGGGTGGGCAGACTCCGCGCCGGGTGGCCTGGAGGACTACCGGCAGGCGGCCAGTAGCGCAGCGCGCGTGGTTGGCCACCGTAGCGGCTTGTTGTGGCAGATCCTTTGCGATGCTTGGCGGGATCTTGGCTTTGACCAAGCGGTAGGCGATGAGGCCTTCAAACAGATTGTCCTGGCCCGGCTGATCGAACCCACCAGCAAGAGCGCTATAGCAGCAATGTTGACCAGCCTGGGGCTGGAATCCTTTGACTCACGCACCCACTTTCGTGCCCTGGCCCGTTGTGTGGAGCGTGATTACCGCTGCGCTTTGGCTCGCGCGGCTTTGGCGCATTGCCTGGCGTATGGGGATGTGTCCTTGGTGTTGTACGACGTGACTACCTTGTACTTCGAAGTCGAGGAAGAAGACGCGCTACGCAAGGTCGGTTACTCCAAGGAACGCCGCGTCGATCCCCAGATCCTGGTCGGCCTGCTGGTAGACCGCAACGGTTTTCCCCTAGAGGCCTCCTGTTGGGAGGGCAACAAGTGCGAAACCCATACCCTCATCCCTACCATCGAGGCCTTCAAGCAACGCGCTGGGGTGGAAAACCTGGTGGTGGTAGCTGATGCTGGCATGCTCTCTCGGGCTAACTTGCAAGCCCTCAACGAGGCTGGCTACGGCTTCATTGTCGGGGCCAGGCAGACCAAAGCGCCCCTGGACCTCCAAGCGCATTTCTTCTGGCACGGGGACTACTTCACTGATGGGCAGATCATTGAGACCATCACCCCACGCCACGCCGGCAAACAAGAACGCGATCAGCGCCTCAAGGCCGAACCGGTCTGGCACCCACAAACACACCCGGGCTCGTGGCGGGCGATCTGGGTCTACTCATCAAAGCGTGCCGCCAGGGACAACAAGACCCTTACTCTCCAGGAGAACCGGGCTAGAGCCATCGTTGCTGGGGAAAAAGCTATGCGCTCAGCCAGGTTCGTCACCACTAGCTCCCAAGGAAGGGGCCTGGATGAAAAGGCCCTGGCCAGGGCGCGGCGTCTAGTCGGGCTTAAGGGCTATGTCACCAACATCCCAGCCCAGGCCATGAGCGCGGCCGAAATTGTGGCTGACTACCACGATCTGTGGAAGGTGGAACAGTCCTTTCGCATGTCCAAACACGATCTACGCGCCCGCCCGGTCTTCCACCACACCCACCAATCCATCCAGGCTCACCTGACCGTGGTAACCGCTGCCCTGGCCATAGCCCGCCACCTACAGACCCGAACCGGCCTGTCCATCAAGAAGATCATCCAGGCCCTCAGGCCCGTCATTGACGTCACCATCAACATCAACGGACACGAACTCACAGCCACCAGCCAACCCCAAGGCCAAGCCGCCAACATCCTGGCCAGCCTCACCAACAAAATGGGTCACTAACGGTGTCAAAAGTCAGGGCAGCACCGTGACGCTCTCCGTGGTCTAAGCGCTCGCCGTCTGCGGTCTAAGCGATCGCTGTCCGTGGGCTTTCTCGCTGTCCGTGGGCCTTGTCGGGCAGCCCGGCCGGTGGCTTCTCGAAGCTGGCCTGGCAGGTGGCTTTCGGTAGGTCGAGTGGCTGCTTCTCCGGCTCTGAGCGGATCGGACTACCGCTGCCGACGCGACGTTCGCCTCTCTCAGGGGTTGCAGTGGATACTCCCTAGACCAGCCTGTACCGAATCTAGACGTTCGCAACCGAAACTAGACGAACGCTCTTGGATCTAGACGTTCGCACCCGAAACTAGACGTTTAGGGCTTCACGAACGTCTAGTTTCAACCGCATTCGTCGAGTTGAAGAGCCAAACGTCGAGGTTCGCGAAGGCTGGCTGCTCCAAGGCGCCCTGCCTGGCTCTGCTACTCAACGTGCGGGGCCGGGTGAGGCGTCACCGCCTCCCCCGGCCCCACTGCTCGCTTTTGAGTTAGCTGCGGCGGCGAGCAACCTGCAGCGCCGCGCCGGCTAGCAGGAGCGCCAGGGCCCAGGGCAGGACTTGGGCGGCGTCGCTACCGGTCTTGGCCAGCTTGCCCGTGCGCCCCGGGGCCGGAGCCGCAGACGGAGTCGGCGACGACGACGCCGGCGGTGCCGTGGGCTGGCCCGGCTGCGAAGGCGTCGGCGTCTGCGACGGCGTCTCAGACGGAGTCGGCGTGCCCGACGGAGTCTCGGACGGAGTTTCACTCGGGGTCTGCGACGGAGTCTGGCTCGGCGTCAGCGACGGGGTCTGGGTCGGCGTGGGCGGGGTGGCAGGCTCTTCCTTGACGTTAACGATGTCATCCAGGCTCACCTGGCCACCACTTTGCTTCACACTGACCACAACGGCACGCGCGTTGAGCTTGTACCCGGCAGGAGCCTTGGTCTCCACCAACTCATACTCCCCCCACGGCACCGCACCAAAACGCACAACACCATCCACACCAGAAGTCGCACTAGCAACCACCTTGCCCGCCTGGCGCAGCTCAAAGACCGCCCCCGACAACGGCACACCAGCCTGGTCCTTCTTCACCCCCACCACATCGGCCCGCTTAACCGCGTTGGTCACGCTACCCACATCCACACTCTGGCCCTGGGCAGAAACCCTCACACTCTCCTTAAACGCAGTGTCAAGCACGTAGTTCTCCAGCGTGGAGACCTCCACCAGCTCATACACGCCGTAGCGCACACCCGCAAACGTGGCCACACCATCACCATCCGTGGTGGCCCGGTAAACGTTCTTCCCCGACTGACGCAACGCAAAGACCACACCAGCCAGCTTCTTAGTCGCATCATCAGCATCCACCTTGGTCACCGTCACCGTGCTCGTAATCGGGGCATTCTCCCAGTCACCCACCGCAACCGTCTCACCCTGCGTGGAAACCACAACCTCCTTGGTCGCGGTCGAAAGCTGGTAACCCACCGGCGCCACGGTCTCACGCAGCTCGTACTTCCCAAAACGCACACCCGTGAAGGTAGCCACGCCATCGGCCTGCGACTGCGCGGTGTAAGCGGCAACGTCGGCCACCACACCGGCGCCATCCACGGCGAATAGGCCGAAGGTAGCGTCGGCCAAGCTGGTCCCTTGGTCACCGGCCTCGGTCTTCCTCACCGTCACCGTGCCAGTGATCGGCTGGTTGACCACCTCCACGTACGCGGCCTGGGCGCCCGGCGCGTAAGGAGAGTCGGCGGAAACAGTGATCTCCTGCGGGGCGGCCGCCTGGTAGCCCTGCGGCGCCACCGTCTCGGTCAGCGTATAGCGACCAAAGTCAACGCCCGCAAACACGGCGCGGCCGTCGGCCTCGGAGCGGGCAGTCAACTCCCCGCCCACTCGATCCAACGGCGTCAGGGTGAACGTCGCCCCCGCCAACGGCGCACCGGCTCCGTCCACCTTCCTCACCACGACCTCACGGGACTGGGAGACCAGGCCCGCGTTGCGCACTGCGGTGGCGTGGAACGGATCGAGCACGAACTCGGCGCTCAACGCCTTCTCGGTCTGAGCCCTGTCCACGTGAGAGACGCTCGCGTCAGCTCCCGCGCCCGCCGGGCCGAACTCCTTCAACGCGGGCCTGGTGAACTCCACCTTGTAGGAGCCACGCTTGTAGACCTCGAAACGATAGGAGCCGTCCGCAGCGAGCGTCACCGGGGCCACCGGCGTTCCATCCGGGTGCGTGGCCGGGCTACCGTCGGAATTCACCAGGGACACGGTCTTGCCCTTGACGTGCCCCTCGCCGGGGTCAATCACACCGTCCTTGTCATCGTCCACGAACAGAACACCCGAGGCGACGTATGTAGCCGCGTTCACGACCGCCGGATTGCCCTCGGCAAAGTTCGTGCCATTCGTCGAGGCCGCCAGCGAATTCACCGCAGCCGACTGCGCCGCGAGCTTCCTGGTCTGCTCCGAGTAGGGCACCTTGTGCTTGGAAACAAACTCCACCTGCTCGTTCGCGCCGAGCCTCTGGCCGGCCTTCATCACCAACCGGATGGCGGTCACCTGCTCCCAGCGCTCCCCAACCTCCTGCTCGGTCAGCCACTGCGCGTCCCGCACCGAAGCCAGGTCCGCGCCCTGCGGCGTGAGAGAGTAGAACGCATCGAAGCGCTCCAACACCGCCGCGTTCGCCGGCACCGCGCTGAGCGGCTCCACCAACGGCGTGGCGAATGCGGAGTGCTCCACGACCTCCACCTCGCCGGCCGCATTCGTGCGCTTCCAGGTCCGCGCCGGGTATTGCCCGTCCTCGTTGGCCACGATCGCGTGATCGTTCAGGTGCGGCAAAACGTCGATCACCGTCAGCTGCGACAACGGAGTCAGGCCGCCGTTGCGCACAGACTGGCGGAAGTAGAAATCAGAACCCAGGTCCAGGTTCGGTGACGCCTTAGTCCACGCGCGCCCGTCCACCGACACGTGCTTGCGGGAAGAAACCTCCGCCGGCGGGACGACGTTAACCCCGTGGTAGGTCTGCAAGAACACCTCGTTCGTGTTGCCGTCCCTATCCACGTCTAGTGCGTCCCAATACCGGTAATTCATCCCACCGGCCAGCACGCCTGCCTTGTCGTTGTTATCCCACACCGCGTACGACATGATCGGGTGATTACCGGGGTTGATCTGGTCCGTGACCCGCAAGAAGTAAGAGACGTAGGTGGCGTTGTTGTAGTGCCACAGCATCGGCACGTGCAGGTCACCGAACTCGAGGATCAGCGCGGTCTTGCCGGTGTCGTTGTAGTTGTAGTCCATGCGCGGCTTGACCACGGACTTATCTGCGGGTTCACCCCCGATCGTCAACGATTGGATTCGATCGAACTCGACCCCTTCCGGCAGCATGACCACGCGCCTGAAGTTCTTTAGCGTGCGCCCGGCGACCGGCCAATCCCCAATGGGGGTGAACAGGTCTTGGAATCGCATCACCATAGGGCAGGACTTGACGTCACTGACCCCCGCCTCGTAGCCGTCGCAACGGCGATACGTGATACCGCGGTAGCTGTTCCCAGAGGAGCCGTTGATCGCAGGGGAAACCGGTCCCACGTACACAACTGATGTATCGGTGGAGCGGGCAATACCCTTGGTGAGGGGGTTGTGACCAACCATTTCTGCCCTGTTCACATAGCTCTGGCGTTCCTTGTACTCGCCTCTGCCCCACTTCTCCAGCTCGGAGGGAAGCAGGTCTGCGGTTACCTTCGCATCTATTCTTCCGTTGTCGAACGCGAGGCCATCGGGGAACTCCAGCGTCAGTCGAACGAACTGGCGTTCCACGTCGTTGATCTCGATGCGCTGGTAGGTGGAGAAGTCCCGGGCCAACTCCACCCGCTCCCCGCTCTCCTTCACGCCGTACAGGATCTTCGCGGCCTTCTTCAGCTCGGTTGTGGTGGGGTGGTACTCAGAGACATTCGACTTAGCATTGCTCGCTCCTTCCAGGGTGAAGCCCGTGAAGTAAGCGCGCGGATCCAGGTCGTAATCCGAGACCTCAGTGACGATCGTCTTCTCGCCACCATTCCTGGTTCCCGTGAGAAGGTCGCCGTCGTTGTTCTGGCTCCACTCCAGGTGGAATTGGATCCGGTTCTTCTCCGTCGAACCCGCAACCATGCCGGGGTGCCAGATGTTGCCGTCGTCGTATACGAACGAATACGGGCGGGAGCTCTTAGAGACCCGCAGCTGTTTGCCGTAGTCCACGGTCTTGGGTTCGAAGACGACCCAGCCGTTGTCGCTGCCCGCCTGGGCCTCCCCGTCGAGCCCCGGATTGACGATGCCGCGCGCCACGTTCTTGTGCCACTTGGGGGCGCCGTCCGCCTCCCGCACCGGGACATTCTTGTAGAGCAGGTCCACGTAGGTGTA encodes the following:
- a CDS encoding IS1634 family transposase; amino-acid sequence: MSPFIRQVRTASGATAVQIVIKEGRRNRIVEHIGSARTPGELAALVQIAREKLHPGQLELDLDLSSGWADSAPGGLEDYRQAASSAARVVGHRSGLLWQILCDAWRDLGFDQAVGDEAFKQIVLARLIEPTSKSAIAAMLTSLGLESFDSRTHFRALARCVERDYRCALARAALAHCLAYGDVSLVLYDVTTLYFEVEEEDALRKVGYSKERRVDPQILVGLLVDRNGFPLEASCWEGNKCETHTLIPTIEAFKQRAGVENLVVVADAGMLSRANLQALNEAGYGFIVGARQTKAPLDLQAHFFWHGDYFTDGQIIETITPRHAGKQERDQRLKAEPVWHPQTHPGSWRAIWVYSSKRAARDNKTLTLQENRARAIVAGEKAMRSARFVTTSSQGRGLDEKALARARRLVGLKGYVTNIPAQAMSAAEIVADYHDLWKVEQSFRMSKHDLRARPVFHHTHQSIQAHLTVVTAALAIARHLQTRTGLSIKKIIQALRPVIDVTININGHELTATSQPQGQAANILASLTNKMGH
- the pknB gene encoding Stk1 family PASTA domain-containing Ser/Thr kinase codes for the protein MVNRSNSSSTPEQAPGGGMPADAARPAGGASTRPGATELGNGADHLGKSTPGDGAEQGAAGDAGGAGGAGGAGGVALEGRLGTIPVSETRKYSGLSDAAAGSQEAARDPLIGQEIEGRYVIQRRIDRGGMATVYQALDQRLDRIVALKIMHPHLAEQGDFLARFRREARAAAKLTHSGIVAVYDQGGTSQLSYLAMEYIHGPNLRAHLRQRGSLTVSQALIITEHVLAALSAAHRVGLVHRDMKPENVLLPREGGVKVADFGLARAVTEATGATTGSIFGTVAYLAPELITNSFADARTDIYAVGVMLYELLVGRQPLHGETPMAVAYKHVNEGIPAPSAAVEWIPAEVDALVAEFTARSLDDRPADAATALEKVRAVRASLPADVLARRATVVPPVGGASGEPSDDGRSGAITVHVESPSPAVLAANTGKVQKKKNRGWLVSLLLVVLLAAGTAIGWNWYMKVGPGSYSVVPRVVNLPVTDARSALEFEGFAVNVKEMHSDDVARDHVISSAPSAGERIKRGTAIELVVSLGIEQVVVPQLAGLTKDGAIAALGQARLEVGQVTEEFSEDVDAGSVISTSPAQGEKVDHSSLVDLVVSKGPEPIPVPAVAGTTREAATQALENARFTVEVTEEFSSEVEAGNVISQSVEAGTRVVPGTTVTLVVSKGPQMVAIPALIGKQYHEAAAILTGLGLVPVRENVLDGYFGTVRSSNPGAGTEVPIGSTVTLSVV
- a CDS encoding SpaA isopeptide-forming pilin-related protein; translation: MLVVQLILVPAFAAAEEADGPATGTADTQAGAQAGDQAGDEAGTPAGDQTGAQTGDQAGAQTGDQPGTQAFTLAITTPTAHAEGTAPVLEYKSGETITGLAVMTVSGREVNIPGGKLTLKLPKQAPYISLTGFTDSNLAASNRRYEDEQNWYMEYTYGSLNGATWLEAPFVFKFNNGTTPDGTSTTATLTLSSADGQELATTQTTFVARAKAEYGFEKISVGGRQLQTPDGNTEMVAYAEFFAVDASTATHTPAQGTPVRFYFNVLRPSNIGGSEVFGRIDPTTIRLEDTLAEGVELAPSSIERGWAMEGRTAVFEAPISKFYSNYRSYYTYVDLLYKNVPVREADGAPKWHKNVARGIVNPGLDGEAQAGSDNGWVVFEPKTVDYGKQLRVSKSSRPYSFVYDDGNIWHPGMVAGSTEKNRIQFHLEWSQNNDGDLLTGTRNGGEKTIVTEVSDYDLDPRAYFTGFTLEGASNAKSNVSEYHPTTTELKKAAKILYGVKESGERVELARDFSTYQRIEINDVERQFVRLTLEFPDGLAFDNGRIDAKVTADLLPSELEKWGRGEYKERQSYVNRAEMVGHNPLTKGIARSTDTSVVYVGPVSPAINGSSGNSYRGITYRRCDGYEAGVSDVKSCPMVMRFQDLFTPIGDWPVAGRTLKNFRRVVMLPEGVEFDRIQSLTIGGEPADKSVVKPRMDYNYNDTGKTALILEFGDLHVPMLWHYNNATYVSYFLRVTDQINPGNHPIMSYAVWDNNDKAGVLAGGMNYRYWDALDVDRDGNTNEVFLQTYHGVNVVPPAEVSSRKHVSVDGRAWTKASPNLDLGSDFYFRQSVRNGGLTPLSQLTVIDVLPHLNDHAIVANEDGQYPARTWKRTNAAGEVEVVEHSAFATPLVEPLSAVPANAAVLERFDAFYSLTPQGADLASVRDAQWLTEQEVGERWEQVTAIRLVMKAGQRLGANEQVEFVSKHKVPYSEQTRKLAAQSAAVNSLAASTNGTNFAEGNPAVVNAATYVASGVLFVDDDKDGVIDPGEGHVKGKTVSLVNSDGSPATHPDGTPVAPVTLAADGSYRFEVYKRGSYKVEFTRPALKEFGPAGAGADASVSHVDRAQTEKALSAEFVLDPFHATAVRNAGLVSQSREVVVRKVDGAGAPLAGATFTLTPLDRVGGELTARSEADGRAVFAGVDFGRYTLTETVAPQGYQAAAPQEITVSADSPYAPGAQAAYVEVVNQPITGTVTVRKTEAGDQGTSLADATFGLFAVDGAGVVADVAAYTAQSQADGVATFTGVRFGKYELRETVAPVGYQLSTATKEVVVSTQGETVAVGDWENAPITSTVTVTKVDADDATKKLAGVVFALRQSGKNVYRATTDGDGVATFAGVRYGVYELVEVSTLENYVLDTAFKESVRVSAQGQSVDVGSVTNAVKRADVVGVKKDQAGVPLSGAVFELRQAGKVVASATSGVDGVVRFGAVPWGEYELVETKAPAGYKLNARAVVVSVKQSGGQVSLDDIVNVKEEPATPPTPTQTPSLTPSQTPSQTPSETPSETPSGTPTPSETPSQTPTPSQPGQPTAPPASSSPTPSAAPAPGRTGKLAKTGSDAAQVLPWALALLLAGAALQVARRRS